In a genomic window of Phragmites australis chromosome 14, lpPhrAust1.1, whole genome shotgun sequence:
- the LOC133891706 gene encoding serine/threonine-protein kinase AtPK1/AtPK6-like, which translates to MVPSQTSSLTATLEQGPNLCPVKVLLPMGPLDAVSTENVEYDFSDVFGSTPVQTPTGLCVLYPDSPAAFVESNEEVYNDPVVIVKRSHSLVGPTSLVSLSLRLSKLNLEKTEGSSELVSCPSEKKERNLGQLSDEEFDNATAENEGVGLDDFEILKLVGQGAFGKVFQVRKKGTSEIYAMKVMRKDKILENNHAEYMKAEREILTKVDHPFIVQLRYSFQTKYRLYLVLDFINGGHLFFQLYKHGLFREELARIYTAEIVSAVSHLHANGIMHRDLKPENILLDADGHAMLTDFGLAKEFREDTRSNSMCGTLEYMAPEIILGRGHDKAADWWSVGILLFEMLTGKAPYVGNRDKVRQKIVKEKLKLPSFLSSEAHSLLKGLLHKEANKRLGSGPSGSDEIKNHKWLKPINWRKLEARQIQPSFRPNVAGLTCIANFDECWTRTPVLDSPVTTPASGGHSNFAGFTYVRPAPILEEVNPSSSRLEDSDD; encoded by the exons ATGGTTCCTTCTCAAACATCCTCTCTGACTGCAACCCTTGAGCAGGGCCCCAACCTCTGCCCGGTAAAAGTACTTCTCCCAATGGGTCCCCTGGATGCCGTCTCCACTGAAAATGTCGAGTATGATTTCTCAGATGTTTTTGGTTCCACTCCAGTCCAGACGCCAACAGGCCTTTGTGTTCTTTATCCGGACAGCCCTGCAGCTTTTGTCGAGTCCAATGAAGAGGTTTACAATGATCCTGTTGTCATCGTCAAGCGATCCCATTCTCTTGTTGGTCCAACATCACTTGTTAGCCTGTCCTTGCGGCTAAGCAAGCTTAATCTAGAAAAAACAGAGGGATCATCAGAACTTGTAAGCTGCCCCtcggaaaaaaaggaaaggaaccTAGGGCAGCTTAGTGATGAAGAGTTTGATAATGCTACAGCAGAGAATGAGGGTGTTGGGCTTGATGACTTCGAAATCTTGAAGCTTGTTGGCCAAGGGGCATTCGGCAAAGTATTTCAGGTGAGAAAGAAAGGGACTTCAGAGATATATGCAATGAAAGTTATGAGGAAGGATAAAATCCTGGAAAATAACCATGCCGAGTACATGAAAGCTGAGAGAGAGATACTGACAAAAGTAGACCACCCTTTCATAGTGCAACTGAGGTATTCATTTCAG ACAAAATATCGACTTTACCTTGTCCTGGACTTCATAAACGGGGGGCATCTCTTCTTCCAGCTCTACAAGCATGGATTATTTAG GGAGGAACTTGCACGAATCTATACTGCAGAAATTGTATCTGCTGTCTCCCACCTTCATGCCAACGGAATTATGCATAGAGATCTGAAGCCCGAAAACATCCTTCTTGATGCTGATGGCCAT GCCATGCTCACTGACTTTGGCCTTGCAAAAGAGTTCCGTGAGGATACCAGATCCAACTCGATGTGTGGTACTCTCGAGTATATGGCCCCGGAAATTATTCTTGGTCGGGGGCATGATAAGGCTGCGGACTGGTGGAGTGTGGGAATCCTCCTCTTTGAAATGCTTACGGGCAAG GCCCCATATGTTGGGAACAGGGACAAAGTTCGGCAGAAAATTGTAAAAGAGAAACTGAAGCTTCCTTCGTTTTTGTCTAGCGAAGCTCATTCCCTCTTGAAAGGC CTTCTgcacaaggaagccaacaagcGGCTGGGCAGCGGCCCCAGCGGCAGCGACGAGATAAAGAACCACAAGTGGTTGAAGCCGATCAACTGGAGGAAGCTGGAGGCCCGGCAGATCCAGCCGAGCTTCCGGCCGAACGTCGCCGGCCTAACCTGCATTGCCAACTTCGATGAGTGCTGGACGAGGACGCCCGTGCTGGACTCCCCGGTGACCACCCCCGCCTCCGGCGGGCACAGCAACTTCGCGGGGTTCACCTACGTCAGGCCGGCGCCGATCCTTGAGGAGGTCAATCCATCCAGCTCTAGGCTGGAGGACTCGGACGATTAG
- the LOC133891707 gene encoding eukaryotic translation initiation factor 2 subunit beta-like, which yields MADEEHMERKEEASELAPFDPTKKKKKKKVLIEDPSDEVEKLAEKTESLTVTEPAELNFTGMKKKKKKHVDLDSSIDDLGDGEDTLDDQAAEEEEGKGIVLGGAPRYTWEGTDRDYKYEELLDRVFNILRENNPDLAGDRRRTVMRPPQVLREGTKKTVFVNFMDLCKTMHRQPEHVMMFLLAEMGTSGSLDGQQRLVIKGRFAPKNFEAILRRYINEYVICNGCKSPDTILSKENRLFFLRCEQCGSSRSVAPIKAGFVAQVGRRKA from the exons ATGGCGGATGAGGAGCAtatggagaggaaggaggaggcctCGGAG CTTGCTCCGTTTGATccaaccaagaagaagaaaaagaagaaggttCTTATCGAAGATCCTTCTGATGAGGTGGAAAAGCTGGCAGAGAAGACAGAAAGCTTGACAG TCACAGAACCAGCTGAGCTCAACTTCACtgggatgaagaagaagaagaagaaacat GTGGATCTTGATTCAtctattgatgatcttggaGATGGGGAGGACACTCTAG ATGATCAAGctgcagaggaggaagaagggaaagGCATTGTGCTTGGTGGTGCCCCTAGATATACTTGGGAGGGGACTGACAGGGATTACAAATATGAAGAG CTTCTGGACAGAGTGTTCAACATTCTGCGTGAAAACAACCCAGATCTTGCTGGGGACAGGCGAAGAACTGTCATGAGGCCACCTCAGGTTCTTAGGGAGGGCACAAAGAAGACAGTTTTCGTGAATTTTATGGACTTGTGTAAAAC GATGCATAGGCAACCTGagcatgtgatgatgtttttgCTTGCTGAAATGGGAACAAGTGGATCACTTGATGGGCAGCAAAGGTTGGTGATCAAAGGAAGATTTGCTCCAAAGAACTTTGAAGCAATCCTGAGGAGATACATCA ATGAGTATGTCATCTGCAACGGATGCAAGAGTCCTGATACAATTCTATCAAAGGAAAACCGTCTGTTCTTCCTTCGCTGTGAACAG TGTGGATCGTCAAGGTCTGTTGCTCCAATCAAGGCTGGATTTGTTGCTCAAGTTGGTCGTCGGAAGGCCTGA